From Acidobacteriota bacterium, the proteins below share one genomic window:
- a CDS encoding SRPBCC family protein, giving the protein MDSLTFYRAGGSHHLVALQRFPLPPPEVFPLFADASNLEPMTPGWLRFRIRTEMPIFMGAGTLIEYRLRLWGVPVRWKTLIAKWDPPRSFVDEQIRGPYAEWVHVHTFTEKDGGTLMEDHVRYRLPLGWAGRLAHPVVRDRLRRIFLHRRAVVADLLEPGGRQAGVSLGPEAR; this is encoded by the coding sequence ATGGACTCCCTCACCTTTTACCGCGCCGGAGGAAGCCACCACCTCGTGGCTCTCCAGCGCTTCCCGCTCCCTCCTCCCGAGGTCTTTCCCCTGTTCGCGGACGCGTCCAACCTGGAACCCATGACGCCCGGCTGGCTCCGGTTTCGGATTCGGACGGAGATGCCCATCTTCATGGGAGCGGGGACCCTCATCGAGTACCGTCTGCGGTTGTGGGGGGTGCCGGTCCGGTGGAAGACGCTCATCGCCAAATGGGACCCCCCCCGCTCCTTCGTGGACGAGCAGATCCGCGGGCCTTACGCCGAATGGGTCCACGTCCACACCTTCACGGAGAAAGACGGGGGGACGCTCATGGAGGACCACGTCCGCTACCGCCTCCCGCTCGGATGGGCGGGGCGCCTGGCGCACCCCGTCGTCCGGGATCGCCTGCGCCGGATCTTCCTTCATCGGAGGGCCGTCGTGGCGGACCTGCTGGAGCCGGGCGGGAGGCAGGCCGGAGTCTCGCTGGGACCGGAGGCACGGTGA
- a CDS encoding TIGR00282 family metallophosphoesterase, translating to MRVLFIGDVVGRPGRHAVRALLPGLRQRYAPEAVVANCENAAGGFGLTRKVFDELRGFGIQVLTSGNHIWDKKEALGFLGDEEHLLRPANYPPPVPGHGHCRLGLADGRALWVLNLQGRVLMPPVDCPFRKADQILAGLPAGERCILVDIHAEATSEKRAMGFYLDGRASVVVGSHTHVPTADAEILPGGTGYLTDAGMTGPYASVIGMEVSDSTERILTGIPRILNVAKGDPRLGGLFADLDDDTGRCRDLESFVLKA from the coding sequence GTGAGAGTCCTCTTCATCGGCGACGTCGTGGGCCGTCCGGGACGGCACGCGGTCCGGGCCCTTCTGCCCGGCCTGCGCCAGCGGTACGCCCCGGAAGCGGTGGTGGCCAACTGCGAGAACGCCGCCGGAGGCTTCGGCCTCACGCGAAAGGTCTTCGACGAGCTGAGGGGATTCGGCATCCAGGTCCTCACGTCGGGAAATCACATCTGGGACAAGAAGGAGGCCCTGGGGTTTCTCGGAGACGAGGAGCACCTTCTCCGCCCGGCCAACTACCCTCCGCCCGTTCCGGGGCACGGCCATTGCCGGCTCGGCCTCGCCGACGGTCGGGCCCTGTGGGTTCTGAACCTGCAGGGGCGCGTCCTGATGCCCCCGGTGGATTGTCCCTTTCGCAAGGCCGACCAGATCCTGGCGGGCCTCCCCGCCGGGGAGCGCTGCATCCTCGTGGACATCCACGCGGAGGCCACCAGCGAGAAGCGGGCCATGGGCTTCTACCTCGACGGCCGGGCGAGCGTGGTGGTAGGGAGCCACACCCACGTGCCCACGGCGGATGCGGAGATCCTTCCGGGCGGGACGGGCTATCTGACGGACGCTGGCATGACCGGCCCTTATGCCTCGGTCATCGGCATGGAGGTTTCGGACTCCACCGAGCGCATCCTGACGGGGATTCCCCGGATCCTCAACGTCGCCAAGGGCGATCCCAGGCTGGGGGGCCTGTTCGCGGATCTCGACGACGACACGGGCCGTTGCCGGGACCTGGAGAGTTTCGTCCTCAAGGCCTAG